In Bythopirellula goksoeyrii, a single window of DNA contains:
- a CDS encoding DUF885 domain-containing protein codes for MNRTLIPLVCLGWLAVLPFSRAEQTDQVTFDILVEDYWQYRLRESPLFATATGDRRFNDQLGEVSLADAERRNKAEQEFLNQLKAVDAQKLSTDDQINHAILVRLLNDDLAEYRFGTHLMPITQRNGFHISFPQLYRDVPLESLVDYENYLARLRAFPQYTDGHLELMRAGVASGKVLPAVVLEGWETAIDAQIVADPEHSTLFEPFKKFPTTVAESEHDRLRASARDAISTAVVPSYEKLRSFMAEEYVPRARDTIAASALPDGREFYRHRVRSFTTTDMTPDEVHQLGLAEVERIRGEMQAIIDQLEFDGDFAEFVEFLRSDPQFYATSEEQLMKEVALVLKTMDGKLPQLFAKLPRTPYGIRPVPEYIAPRTTAAYYQTPTGDGTKAGFYYVNTYDLKSRPLFNIEALSLHEAVPGHHLQLALQQEMEGMPTFRRFTDFTAFVEGWGLYSERLGLEAGFYQDPYSNFGRLTMEMWRACRLVVDTGMHYFGWTRAQAIEFLTENSALAKHDIQAEVDRYISWPGQALAYKVGELKIRELRALAEEQLGENFDVREFHNVVLSAGGVPLDVLEANVKGWLETQSTAK; via the coding sequence ATGAATCGCACCCTAATTCCCCTCGTTTGTCTCGGCTGGTTGGCCGTCTTACCTTTCTCACGTGCTGAGCAAACTGATCAGGTGACCTTCGATATTCTAGTCGAAGACTACTGGCAGTACCGCCTACGTGAATCACCACTCTTCGCCACGGCCACCGGCGACCGACGATTCAATGATCAATTGGGGGAAGTTTCGCTGGCCGACGCCGAGCGACGCAACAAGGCGGAGCAGGAGTTTCTGAACCAACTGAAGGCAGTCGATGCTCAGAAGCTTTCAACTGACGATCAGATCAACCATGCCATTCTGGTTCGCTTGCTCAACGACGACCTGGCCGAATACCGGTTTGGCACCCATCTGATGCCGATCACGCAGCGCAACGGATTCCACATTTCGTTTCCCCAACTCTACCGCGACGTTCCTTTGGAATCGCTCGTCGATTACGAAAACTACCTTGCCAGGCTGCGGGCCTTTCCCCAATACACGGACGGGCATCTCGAATTGATGCGCGCCGGGGTCGCCTCAGGAAAGGTCCTTCCCGCCGTCGTGCTGGAAGGCTGGGAAACCGCCATCGATGCCCAGATCGTTGCCGATCCAGAACACAGCACACTCTTCGAACCGTTCAAGAAGTTTCCCACTACCGTTGCAGAATCTGAACACGACCGTTTACGAGCTTCTGCCCGCGATGCGATTTCCACCGCCGTTGTTCCTAGCTATGAAAAACTAAGATCGTTCATGGCCGAGGAATACGTGCCCCGAGCGCGCGACACAATCGCCGCCTCGGCATTGCCCGACGGCCGTGAGTTCTATCGCCATCGCGTACGGAGCTTCACTACAACCGACATGACCCCCGACGAAGTCCACCAATTGGGGCTTGCCGAAGTAGAGCGAATCCGCGGTGAGATGCAAGCCATCATTGATCAGCTTGAATTTGATGGAGACTTCGCCGAGTTTGTCGAGTTCCTGCGCTCCGATCCCCAGTTCTATGCGACGAGCGAAGAGCAATTGATGAAAGAGGTGGCCTTGGTTCTAAAAACTATGGACGGCAAGCTGCCCCAGTTGTTTGCAAAATTGCCGCGGACGCCCTATGGAATTCGCCCCGTTCCCGAATACATTGCTCCCCGCACGACGGCTGCTTACTACCAAACTCCTACCGGTGACGGCACCAAGGCAGGATTCTATTATGTGAATACCTACGACCTGAAGAGTCGGCCCTTGTTCAACATCGAAGCTCTCTCATTGCACGAAGCCGTTCCAGGGCATCATTTGCAGTTGGCGTTGCAACAGGAGATGGAGGGCATGCCTACGTTTCGACGGTTCACTGATTTCACGGCCTTCGTCGAAGGCTGGGGACTCTACTCCGAACGGCTGGGATTGGAGGCTGGATTCTATCAAGACCCCTACAGTAACTTCGGTCGGCTCACGATGGAAATGTGGCGCGCCTGCCGGCTAGTTGTTGACACCGGGATGCACTACTTCGGCTGGACCCGCGCTCAGGCGATTGAGTTTCTCACCGAGAACTCCGCCCTGGCCAAACACGACATCCAAGCCGAAGTCGATCGCTACATCAGTTGGCCGGGGCAGGCACTGGCGTACAAAGTCGGCGAACTAAAAATCCGCGAGCTTCGTGCCCTGGCCGAAGAGCAATTGGGAGAGAACTTTGATGTTCGAGAGTTCCACAACGTGGTACTGAGCGCGGGAGGCGTACCGCTGGATGTTCTCGAAGCGAACGTGAAGGGGTGGCTGGAGACTCAAAGCACCGCCAAGTAG